In the Natrinema sp. CBA1119 genome, GCAGTGAACGGTATCGGCTATTAGCCTCAGTTTCCCGAGGTTATCGCCGTCTATAGGGCAGTTTGGCCACGTGTTACTGAGCTATCTGCTACGAGTCTGAACTCGTGCAACTAGCATGGCTAAATCGGACTCCAATAGCAATGACCTCCGGCAGGATCAACCGGAATGCTATAATGTACTCCCAGCTTGGCTGGGAGGGTCTGTTGGCGGTGAATGTTGCAAACACACTCACACATAAATGGTCCACGTTCGATGACACTGATCGTGTGACCGATCGGGCGTCACCGAACTACCAAGGCTCACATCAGATCCCATCTGTACGGCGGACCGCAGGGGTAGGATCCTCATCTCCTTCGGACGTATTCATAAGCCGTCAGGGGTACATAACCCCTTCGGACTCCAAATCGTCCGTGTCGACACGGCGTATCCAAACGCCCCGTCGCCACATCTTCGTGTTCACATCCGAATGCCCTCGAACGTATAAGGGCGTCGGATCGCCCCCACGCCAGAAACCGCATCCAGCGGGGGTGTGTACGATCACAACTGAACGCCCAGACACGTATAAGGGCTCCGGATCGCCGCGACCGGCAGTTCCGATCACGACCATCACTCGTGTGGAGCCCTCGAGTACGCAGTCTCTCGTCGGATCGACCCGACGACGTGTCTGAGGACGGATGTAATTCATCCCCCCGTGCCGGGTTGCGGCCGGAGGGAACGTGGCGGCGTGCGCCACGTCGTTCGCATTACAATCGAAGTCCGAGTGAACATATAAGGCCGTCGTCTCGAGCGGCCACTGCGCCACGTTGGACAGTCACGAAGTGACTCGATTGGCCCGAGTGCCGTCGGCCGAATGCTCCGGCGACGCTACCGCCGATTCGGCGGATTCGAACTCGAGGCGTCGGGATCTCGTCCGAGAACTGACCGGACAAGTCTCACCCCGGCCAGCAGACACTCGCGAAGGACCGGCGCGCCGTCGACGAGCCACACCACCAGCGCCGCCCCGGCGAGTCCGAGTTGTGCCCACAGATACGTCGAGATATCGCCGGCGAGCATATCACTCGAGTAGCGACCGAACAGGTCAACAAATGCCTCGAAGAAACTCGGTCCGGGAGAGTGACCCTCGACCGATTCGACCGGCCAGAGCATGAGTTCGGGCTGCAGAACATCTTGCCGGAACACCGAGTCCACGACGTCGCCGAAGGGATGCGACAGGTAGCCCAGTCCGAACGCGAGACCGACCCGCGGCCGTGTCGCGACGTGCGCGATCGTTCCAACGAGAATCGCCAGCGGCACCGCGAAGAAAAGCGAGTGACCGATCGCGTAGCCGTTTTCGAACACGCCGTACTCCCAGGCGAGTGGCTTGTCGATCAGGTCCGGGAGAACCGACGCGAGGACGACCGCGAACGCCTCGAGTCCGGTGGGCGAGTCACGAAAAAGGGTGTGACAGCACAGTGAATATGCAAGATATCCGACAATCGCGTGTTCCCACGGCCACATGGCTGGATGGTCCGTCGTCCAAGGAATAGTTATGGTTCGCTTGTCGTGGCGCTCGCGGCTGAGCCGGGTCTGGGGGGCTGCAACGGTCGATACAGTACTCGATAAGCCCGTCTTACGAGACAACGTCTGTGATTGACAGCGTTGTTGTCACGCGTTGATGACACCCCGGCAGTTGGAACGGAAAGTCACTCCCGTTTGACGAGCCCTTGTGAAACGGCACTGGCCGACACGAGGAGCCATGGCGACGTGTGTCTGGTCTTATAACGATAGTAGCCACTGAACGTCATTGCAT is a window encoding:
- a CDS encoding metal-dependent hydrolase, coding for MWPWEHAIVGYLAYSLCCHTLFRDSPTGLEAFAVVLASVLPDLIDKPLAWEYGVFENGYAIGHSLFFAVPLAILVGTIAHVATRPRVGLAFGLGYLSHPFGDVVDSVFRQDVLQPELMLWPVESVEGHSPGPSFFEAFVDLFGRYSSDMLAGDISTYLWAQLGLAGAALVVWLVDGAPVLRECLLAGVRLVRSVLGRDPDASSSNPPNRR